In Phycisphaeraceae bacterium, one DNA window encodes the following:
- a CDS encoding multidrug efflux RND transporter permease subunit, translating into MITTLFVQRPILASVLSIIVVIAGAVAGLGLPITQYPDIAPVQVTVSATYPGADAETVANSVASPIESQINGVDGLLYYQSTSAASGQMSMTVFFELGTDPDTAEVQVQNRVNLALPNLPAAVQSTGVKVQKRSSSILMLIALYSPDSSFDEEYIGNYANLYVLDPLKRVPGANQAQIMGLPDQAMRIWLDPERMAALEITVGDVTQAISRQNQQFSAGTIAQAPMHESTAITVPVVTEGRYDEPEEFESIIVRAESDGSAVVRVGDVARAEVGIQQYLLRSSFNGQPATFLAVYQQPGSNALEVAGSVRAMMDELAVAFPQGMTYEVSYDTTKVVAASIEEVVITLVIAIVLVVLVTYLFLQNVRATLIPTVAIIVSIIGTFIGMTMLGFSLNLLTLFGLVLAIGIVCDDAIVVVENVERNIAELGLNAKEATIRAMKEVIGPVIATTLVLIAVFVPVAFLGGTTGVLYQQFAVTIAVSVAISSFVALTLTPALAGLLLRPRTSVAGVFRVFNSSLDWITGLYAIGVRWTIRAWALSLLIVAGMFMGIVVLFGTVPASFVPLEDQGFFLTAVIMPDGASLDRSEKVSRATADIFLEHPAVARASTLAGYSILDGQFKANSGTLFVELKDFGERQDPSLSIDAVFATSMPKLRKLRDGMVIPINPPSIPGLGSQGGFEYWVQNRGADDPLLLGSSVRELIAKAGESPVLSRLNSTFNPSTRQLQVQVDRTRAETLGMPVDGIYEAMQSLFGSAYVSQYNKFGRVWNVIVQADAEFRDDPDDLGRIYVRQREGAMLPLSAVVTSSYRAGPDLVSRFNGFPAAKVTGDAASGFSSGESIAEMERLGHEVLPETMAYAWSGQAYEEKNAGSTSAIAFGFGLVMVFLILAGQYERWGLPLAIIMAVPFGLFGALVSVWLRGMENDIYFQVGLLTLIGLSAKNAILIVEFAQVKYAEGLKPLEAAVEAARLRLRPILMTSLSFILGAMPLVLASGAGAEARHSIGTGVLGGMISATTLALFFVPLFYYLIVSLTERSAPTSAGGETSHA; encoded by the coding sequence ATGATCACCACTCTTTTTGTTCAGCGGCCGATTCTCGCATCGGTGTTGTCGATCATCGTTGTGATCGCTGGTGCCGTGGCGGGCTTGGGACTGCCGATCACGCAGTACCCGGACATTGCGCCGGTGCAGGTCACCGTGTCGGCGACGTACCCGGGAGCCGATGCGGAGACGGTGGCGAACTCAGTGGCGTCGCCGATCGAGAGCCAGATCAACGGCGTGGACGGGCTGCTGTACTACCAGTCGACGAGCGCGGCCAGCGGGCAGATGTCGATGACCGTGTTCTTTGAGTTGGGGACGGACCCTGACACGGCAGAGGTTCAGGTCCAGAACCGGGTCAATCTGGCGTTACCGAATCTCCCTGCGGCGGTGCAGTCCACGGGGGTGAAGGTCCAGAAACGATCATCGAGCATCCTGATGCTGATCGCGCTCTACTCGCCAGACAGCAGTTTTGATGAGGAGTACATCGGCAACTACGCGAACTTGTACGTGCTGGATCCCCTTAAGCGTGTGCCGGGTGCGAATCAGGCGCAGATCATGGGGCTGCCGGATCAGGCGATGCGGATCTGGCTTGATCCCGAGCGGATGGCGGCTCTGGAGATCACGGTGGGCGACGTGACACAGGCGATCTCGCGGCAGAACCAGCAGTTCAGCGCCGGGACGATCGCGCAGGCACCGATGCACGAGTCGACAGCAATCACGGTGCCGGTTGTTACCGAGGGTCGATACGACGAACCGGAAGAGTTCGAATCGATCATCGTCCGAGCCGAGTCCGATGGCTCTGCGGTGGTGCGGGTCGGTGATGTAGCCCGTGCTGAGGTGGGCATTCAGCAGTATCTATTGCGATCATCGTTTAATGGCCAGCCTGCGACGTTCCTCGCGGTTTATCAGCAGCCCGGATCGAATGCACTCGAGGTTGCGGGTTCTGTTCGCGCGATGATGGATGAGCTGGCAGTAGCATTCCCGCAAGGGATGACTTACGAGGTGTCGTACGACACGACGAAAGTCGTAGCGGCGTCGATCGAGGAAGTGGTGATCACGCTGGTGATCGCGATCGTGCTGGTGGTTCTGGTGACGTACCTGTTTCTTCAGAACGTCCGGGCAACCCTGATCCCGACGGTGGCGATCATCGTGTCGATCATCGGGACGTTCATCGGGATGACGATGCTGGGTTTTAGTCTGAATCTACTGACGCTTTTTGGACTGGTGTTGGCGATCGGCATTGTTTGTGATGACGCGATCGTGGTGGTTGAGAACGTGGAGCGGAACATCGCGGAACTGGGATTGAATGCCAAGGAGGCAACGATCCGTGCGATGAAAGAAGTGATCGGGCCGGTGATCGCGACGACCCTGGTGCTGATCGCGGTGTTTGTGCCGGTTGCTTTTCTGGGCGGGACGACGGGGGTGCTCTATCAGCAGTTTGCGGTGACGATCGCGGTGTCGGTGGCGATATCGAGTTTTGTGGCATTGACGCTGACGCCTGCACTGGCGGGGTTGCTCCTGCGGCCACGGACGTCGGTGGCGGGGGTGTTTCGAGTGTTCAATAGCTCGCTTGACTGGATCACGGGTTTGTACGCGATCGGCGTGCGTTGGACGATCCGGGCGTGGGCACTCAGTCTGCTGATCGTGGCGGGGATGTTCATGGGCATTGTGGTTCTGTTTGGCACAGTGCCGGCGAGTTTTGTCCCGCTGGAGGATCAGGGTTTCTTTCTGACCGCGGTGATCATGCCTGACGGGGCCAGCCTTGATCGGAGCGAGAAGGTGTCTCGTGCGACGGCGGATATTTTTCTCGAGCACCCGGCGGTAGCGCGAGCGTCCACGTTGGCGGGGTACAGCATTCTCGATGGTCAATTCAAGGCAAACAGCGGGACCTTGTTCGTGGAGTTGAAGGACTTTGGCGAGCGGCAGGACCCTTCGTTGTCGATCGACGCGGTGTTTGCCACCTCGATGCCTAAACTCAGGAAGCTGCGTGACGGGATGGTGATCCCGATCAACCCGCCTTCGATCCCGGGCCTGGGTAGCCAAGGCGGGTTTGAGTACTGGGTTCAGAATCGAGGGGCGGACGACCCCCTGCTGCTCGGTTCGTCGGTCCGAGAGTTGATCGCCAAGGCGGGGGAGTCGCCCGTGCTGTCCCGGCTGAACAGCACGTTCAACCCGTCGACACGCCAGCTCCAGGTGCAGGTGGATCGGACACGGGCCGAGACGCTGGGGATGCCGGTGGACGGGATCTACGAGGCGATGCAGTCGCTGTTCGGTTCGGCGTATGTGAGTCAGTACAACAAGTTTGGTCGGGTCTGGAATGTGATCGTTCAGGCGGACGCTGAGTTTCGGGATGATCCTGATGACCTTGGTCGGATTTATGTTCGACAGCGTGAGGGCGCGATGCTGCCGTTGTCCGCGGTGGTGACCTCGTCGTATCGGGCGGGACCTGACCTGGTGTCCCGGTTCAATGGATTTCCTGCGGCGAAGGTCACGGGGGATGCGGCGAGCGGGTTCAGCTCGGGCGAGTCGATCGCTGAGATGGAGCGTCTAGGTCATGAGGTGCTGCCTGAGACCATGGCGTATGCGTGGTCGGGCCAGGCCTACGAGGAGAAGAACGCGGGGTCCACTTCGGCGATCGCGTTTGGCTTTGGGCTGGTGATGGTGTTCCTGATCCTGGCCGGCCAGTACGAACGCTGGGGGCTTCCGCTGGCGATCATCATGGCGGTCCCGTTTGGGTTGTTTGGTGCGTTGGTTTCGGTGTGGCTGCGTGGGATGGAGAACGACATCTATTTTCAGGTTGGCTTGCTGACGCTGATCGGACTGTCGGCGAAGAACGCGATCCTGATCGTGGAGTTCGCCCAGGTGAAGTATGCAGAGGGGCTCAAGCCCCTGGAAGCGGCGGTCGAGGCGGCCCGGCTTCGGTTGAGGCCGATCCTGATGACGTCGCTGTCCTTCATTCTCGGGGCGATGCCATTGGTGCTGGCCTCGGGTGCGGGGGCGGAGGCACGTCACTCGATCGGCACCGGCGTCCTGGGCGGCATGATCTCGGCGACGACGCTAGCTTTGTTCTTCGTGCCACTTTTCTACTACCTGATCGTGAGCCTGACCGAGCGATCCGCTCCCACGAGTGCCGGAGGGGAGACGAGCCATGCATAA